The following are from one region of the Actinoplanes sp. L3-i22 genome:
- a CDS encoding N-acetyltransferase — protein MRLVAWQPDDLLRRLDDVVGVYGEAMGYRQELLQTRRGYIGSHVRRPGFRAVATLTTEGRLMGFGYGYTSAPGQWWHDQVKFAVDEDSRRQWLGDCFEVVELHVRPTAQGHGVGARQLRALLAMAKGRTVLLSTPEADEQASRAWRLYRRYGFVDVLRHFYFPGDERAFAVLGRELPLAERPVEDAPGIAGT, from the coding sequence ATGAGGCTCGTAGCGTGGCAGCCGGACGACCTGCTCCGGCGGCTCGACGACGTGGTCGGTGTCTACGGCGAGGCGATGGGCTATCGCCAGGAGCTGCTGCAGACCCGCCGGGGGTACATCGGCTCGCACGTGCGCCGGCCCGGGTTCCGCGCGGTGGCCACGCTGACCACCGAGGGCCGGCTGATGGGCTTCGGGTACGGATACACCTCCGCGCCCGGCCAGTGGTGGCACGACCAGGTCAAGTTCGCCGTCGACGAGGACTCCCGGCGGCAGTGGCTGGGCGACTGCTTCGAGGTCGTCGAGCTGCACGTCCGGCCGACCGCCCAGGGGCACGGGGTGGGCGCCCGCCAGCTGCGCGCCCTGCTCGCGATGGCCAAGGGCCGCACCGTCCTGCTCTCCACGCCGGAGGCCGACGAGCAGGCGTCCCGCGCCTGGCGGCTGTACCGGCGGTACGGTTTCGTCGACGTCCTGCGGCACTTCTACTTCCCGGGCGACGAGCGGGCGTTCGCCGTCCTGGGCCGGGAGCTGCCGCTGGCCGAGCGCCCGGTCGAGGACGCCCCCGGCATAGCCGGCACCTGA
- a CDS encoding carotenoid biosynthesis protein produces the protein MPTRRPSVPTRRPFLPTPRPFLLTRGLTPTRRLTDPAQRSTGPASPLTAAARWLPWGLLGVLVLAQICYPLTEGDTRAHLTVATVLLGVAFSLTHALLARGPRAVGALLLTATLGGFAVEAIGVATGFPFGTYEYSGRLGPRLLDVPLIIPLAWTWMAWPAWLAALRVARGRLARIALAGAGLATWDLFLDPQMVAEHYWRWADPVPALPGVPGVPIGNYLGWLGFALLLMAALSTAAGQAATLPAPSDAPALALWLWTYASSVLAHAVFLSLPASAAWGALLMGTAVLPLIPRLRTPPPVGR, from the coding sequence ATGCCCACCCGGCGCCCGTCCGTGCCCACCCGCCGGCCGTTCCTCCCCACCCCCCGGCCGTTTCTCCTCACCCGCGGGCTCACCCCCACCCGGCGGCTGACCGATCCTGCCCAGCGCTCGACCGGGCCCGCCTCGCCTCTGACCGCGGCCGCCCGCTGGTTGCCCTGGGGGCTGCTCGGGGTGCTCGTGCTCGCGCAGATCTGCTATCCGCTGACCGAGGGTGACACCCGCGCCCACCTGACCGTGGCCACCGTGCTGCTCGGCGTCGCGTTCTCGCTGACCCACGCCCTGCTGGCCCGCGGCCCGCGCGCGGTCGGCGCGCTGCTGCTGACCGCGACGCTCGGCGGCTTCGCGGTCGAGGCGATCGGGGTCGCCACCGGCTTCCCGTTCGGCACCTACGAGTACTCCGGCCGCCTCGGCCCCCGCCTGCTCGACGTCCCGTTGATCATCCCGCTGGCCTGGACCTGGATGGCCTGGCCGGCCTGGCTCGCCGCACTGCGCGTGGCCCGCGGCCGGCTCGCCCGCATCGCCCTCGCCGGCGCCGGACTGGCCACCTGGGACCTCTTCCTCGACCCGCAGATGGTCGCCGAGCACTACTGGCGGTGGGCCGACCCGGTCCCCGCGCTCCCCGGCGTCCCCGGCGTCCCGATCGGCAACTACCTGGGCTGGCTGGGCTTCGCCCTGCTGCTGATGGCGGCCCTGTCGACGGCCGCCGGTCAAGCCGCCACGCTCCCGGCACCGTCCGACGCGCCGGCGCTCGCGCTCTGGCTCTGGACCTACGCCTCGTCGGTGCTCGCCCACGCGGTCTTCCTGTCCCTGCCGGCCTCGGCCGCCTGGGGCGCCCTGCTCATGGGCACCGCCGTCCTCCCCCTCATCCCCCGCCTCCGAACCCCGCCCCCGGTCGGCCGATGA
- a CDS encoding substrate-binding domain-containing protein, producing the protein MPENEWSDPRLPEPVEWGQPHHDPPPGRARALLAAAVVVLVLLAAGGIAWRLMSNRGGAPVAQPSAPAPTSALTAPPCPAPKLRVAAAPEIAPVIQHAATGLAQSGQRCSEVLVQALEPGAALAAKPQADVWIPSSSAWLAAARSRGAGYTVSGPPLAWSPLVIAGPEAIGSLFAPNGATSWTAMVQGAIQKRLPAVRMPDPTLATTGLLSVFAIHQATARANADAGIAQLQALTLRSRLESASADPAGLLKQMAGEVDSTAATYDVGVFPTTEQQLAAYQKETHDVRLTGAPPADGQVDADYPYAVHKGAQADLVKRLREAITADDLTAAGFRSAATKGALPLPADPAALFGAAQQWAGYKSVAFQVLLLIDASGSMNEKITDRAGRTVTKASLLRESGASAAQLFGDDTSIGMWFFGTPAANSPAHTEEVPFGPIIAGSDGKTRRDQLAAKIGGYRPVANAGTPLYQTVLDGVAEMRGLSRPNTATVVVVLTDGSDGGTRFKMTNADFLKKLTAAADPARPVPVIAVGYGPDANMPALQGMAKATGGQTIAARNPADLAAGIAQAFLAAHAKS; encoded by the coding sequence ATGCCAGAGAACGAGTGGTCCGACCCACGACTGCCGGAGCCGGTCGAGTGGGGCCAGCCGCATCACGACCCGCCGCCCGGGCGGGCTCGTGCGCTGCTGGCCGCCGCGGTCGTCGTCCTGGTGCTCCTCGCCGCGGGCGGCATCGCCTGGCGACTGATGAGCAACCGCGGTGGTGCCCCGGTCGCCCAGCCCAGCGCGCCCGCGCCGACCTCGGCACTGACCGCGCCGCCCTGCCCCGCGCCGAAACTGCGGGTCGCCGCCGCGCCCGAGATCGCCCCGGTGATCCAGCACGCCGCCACCGGTCTCGCCCAGAGCGGGCAGCGCTGCTCGGAAGTCCTGGTGCAGGCCCTCGAGCCCGGCGCCGCGCTCGCCGCCAAACCGCAGGCCGACGTCTGGATCCCGTCCAGCAGCGCCTGGCTGGCCGCCGCCAGGTCACGCGGCGCCGGCTACACCGTCAGCGGGCCGCCGCTCGCCTGGTCACCGCTGGTCATCGCCGGACCCGAGGCGATCGGCAGCCTCTTCGCCCCGAACGGCGCGACCTCCTGGACCGCGATGGTGCAGGGCGCCATCCAGAAGCGGCTGCCCGCGGTCCGGATGCCCGACCCGACCCTGGCCACCACCGGACTGCTCAGCGTCTTCGCCATCCACCAGGCCACCGCCAGGGCCAACGCGGATGCCGGCATCGCCCAGCTGCAGGCGCTCACCCTGCGCAGCCGGCTGGAGAGCGCCTCGGCCGACCCGGCCGGGCTGCTCAAGCAGATGGCCGGGGAGGTCGACTCGACCGCGGCCACCTACGACGTGGGCGTCTTCCCGACCACCGAACAGCAGCTCGCGGCGTATCAGAAGGAGACGCACGACGTACGGCTGACCGGCGCGCCGCCGGCCGACGGGCAGGTGGACGCGGACTATCCGTACGCCGTCCACAAAGGTGCCCAGGCCGACCTGGTCAAACGGCTGCGTGAGGCGATCACCGCCGACGATCTGACCGCGGCCGGGTTCCGGTCCGCGGCCACCAAGGGGGCGCTGCCGCTGCCCGCCGACCCGGCCGCGCTGTTCGGGGCGGCGCAGCAGTGGGCCGGCTACAAGTCGGTGGCGTTCCAGGTGCTGCTGCTGATCGACGCGTCCGGCTCGATGAACGAGAAGATCACCGACCGGGCCGGGCGGACCGTCACCAAGGCGTCGCTGCTCCGCGAGTCCGGGGCCAGCGCCGCGCAGTTGTTCGGCGATGACACCAGCATCGGCATGTGGTTCTTCGGGACGCCAGCCGCGAACAGCCCGGCGCACACCGAGGAGGTCCCGTTCGGGCCGATCATCGCGGGCAGCGACGGGAAGACCCGGCGGGACCAGCTCGCCGCGAAGATCGGCGGGTACCGGCCGGTGGCGAACGCGGGGACGCCGCTCTACCAGACCGTGCTGGACGGGGTCGCCGAGATGCGCGGCCTGTCCCGGCCGAACACGGCGACCGTGGTGGTGGTGCTCACCGACGGGTCGGACGGCGGGACGCGGTTCAAGATGACCAACGCGGACTTCCTGAAGAAGCTGACCGCCGCCGCTGATCCGGCCCGGCCGGTGCCGGTGATCGCGGTGGGCTACGGCCCGGACGCGAACATGCCGGCCCTGCAGGGCATGGCCAAGGCGACCGGCGGCCAAACGATCGCCGCCCGCAACCCCGCCGACCTGGCCGCCGGGATCGCCCAGGCATTCCTGGCGGCGCATGCCAAGTCTTGA
- a CDS encoding monooxygenase: MRDDVTLHVWRVPRRALGPAMLRMAFARHHLRGVRFGKFLGTGTGTTFGPGDADLSRWAALTVSDFPVRFPAWDRIAESHARIELEPLISRGTWSGRSPFRPTGRRHDGMVLALTRARLRPTRALRFWRAIPAVAREVAEAPGLLARFGVGEAPIGWQGTVSVWRGAADLTAFAYRQPEHRAAIARTPADRWYAEELFARFAVHGISGDRSVLGWAQGRERTER, translated from the coding sequence ATGCGCGACGACGTCACCCTGCACGTCTGGCGGGTGCCGCGACGCGCCCTCGGCCCGGCCATGCTGCGCATGGCCTTCGCCCGCCATCACCTGCGCGGCGTCCGGTTCGGCAAATTCCTCGGCACCGGGACCGGAACGACCTTCGGGCCGGGCGACGCCGATCTCTCCCGGTGGGCGGCGCTCACGGTGAGCGATTTCCCGGTACGGTTCCCCGCCTGGGACCGGATCGCCGAAAGTCACGCCCGGATCGAGTTGGAACCGCTGATCAGTCGCGGCACGTGGTCCGGCCGGAGTCCGTTCCGGCCCACCGGTCGCCGCCACGACGGCATGGTGCTGGCGCTGACCCGGGCCCGGCTGCGGCCGACCCGGGCGCTGCGGTTCTGGCGGGCGATCCCGGCCGTGGCCCGGGAGGTCGCCGAGGCGCCCGGGCTGCTCGCCCGATTCGGTGTCGGCGAGGCGCCGATCGGCTGGCAGGGCACGGTCAGCGTGTGGCGCGGCGCGGCGGATCTCACCGCGTTCGCGTACCGTCAGCCGGAGCATCGCGCGGCGATCGCCCGGACCCCGGCCGACCGCTGGTACGCCGAGGAGCTTTTCGCCCGGTTCGCGGTGCACGGGATCAGTGGTGACCGGTCCGTGCTGGGCTGGGCGCAGGGACGGGAGCGGACGGAGCGATGA
- a CDS encoding NAD(P)/FAD-dependent oxidoreductase encodes MSEIVVIGAGVGGLAAAVRLAGAGHRVTVHERSGAVGGKLASFERDGFRFDTGPSLLTLPDVFTGLGLALRPEPLDPVVRHFFPDGTVLDSSADHDVFLERIATALGPEAAHDWARFWRRAERVWHASWESVLQRPVTAATLARLSWRVRDLAAIAPGRSLRALGRRYLRDRRLRMLLDRYATYAGADPRRAPAALAAIPYAELAFGGWYLPGGLSTLAEALRARCAELGVRIELDSPVAAIVADRKVPGVRPTDGHEVRAGRKVSGVRLADGREVRADVVVSNVDAATLYRDLLPTPRALAGLADRSLAGFVLLLGVRGETRELAHHNVFFPRDYDAEFDAVFGGPGRRARPAGDPTVFVTRAPDPAVRPAGHEAWFVLVNAAPQGTGEAQVDWRRAGLAEAYRDRVLEVLAARGPDVRNRLVFAEIRTPADLADATGAPGGAIYGTAGGLIRPANRGPVDGLFLVGGSAHPGGGLPMVTLSAQIAAAQIGPAVP; translated from the coding sequence ATGAGTGAGATCGTGGTGATCGGCGCCGGCGTCGGCGGCCTGGCCGCGGCCGTCCGGCTGGCCGGGGCCGGCCACCGGGTCACCGTCCACGAGCGATCCGGCGCCGTCGGCGGCAAGCTGGCCTCCTTCGAGCGGGACGGTTTCCGTTTCGACACCGGCCCGAGCCTGCTCACCCTGCCGGACGTCTTCACCGGCCTGGGCCTGGCGCTGCGCCCCGAGCCGCTGGATCCGGTCGTCCGGCATTTCTTCCCGGACGGGACGGTCCTCGACTCGTCCGCCGACCACGACGTCTTCCTGGAGCGGATCGCCACCGCCCTCGGGCCGGAGGCGGCGCACGACTGGGCCCGCTTCTGGCGTCGCGCCGAGCGCGTCTGGCACGCCTCGTGGGAGTCGGTGCTGCAGCGCCCGGTCACCGCCGCCACCCTGGCCCGGCTCTCCTGGCGGGTCCGGGACCTGGCCGCGATCGCCCCGGGCCGGTCGCTGCGCGCGCTGGGCCGTCGTTACCTGCGGGACCGGCGGTTGCGGATGCTGCTGGACCGCTATGCCACCTACGCCGGCGCCGATCCCCGCCGGGCGCCGGCGGCACTGGCCGCCATTCCGTACGCCGAATTGGCCTTCGGGGGTTGGTATCTGCCGGGTGGTCTGAGCACGCTGGCCGAGGCGCTGCGGGCCCGGTGTGCGGAGCTGGGCGTCCGGATCGAGCTCGACTCCCCGGTCGCCGCGATCGTCGCCGACCGGAAGGTGCCCGGCGTCCGGCCGACCGACGGGCACGAGGTCCGCGCAGGCCGGAAGGTGTCCGGCGTCCGGCTGGCCGACGGGCGTGAGGTCCGCGCCGACGTGGTCGTCTCCAACGTGGACGCCGCCACGCTCTACCGCGACCTGCTGCCCACCCCGAGAGCCCTGGCCGGGCTGGCGGATCGCAGCCTGGCCGGGTTCGTGCTGCTGCTCGGCGTGCGCGGGGAGACGCGCGAGCTGGCCCATCACAACGTGTTCTTCCCGCGGGACTACGACGCCGAGTTCGACGCGGTGTTCGGCGGGCCCGGGCGGCGGGCGCGCCCAGCCGGCGATCCGACGGTGTTCGTCACCCGGGCGCCGGATCCGGCGGTTCGGCCGGCCGGGCACGAGGCGTGGTTCGTGCTGGTCAACGCGGCGCCGCAGGGCACCGGGGAGGCCCAGGTGGACTGGCGGCGGGCGGGGCTGGCCGAGGCGTACCGGGACCGGGTTCTGGAGGTGCTCGCCGCGCGCGGACCGGACGTACGAAATCGTCTGGTCTTCGCGGAGATCCGGACGCCGGCCGATCTGGCCGACGCGACCGGGGCGCCGGGCGGGGCGATCTACGGGACCGCCGGCGGCCTGATCCGCCCGGCCAACCGTGGCCCGGTCGACGGATTGTTCCTGGTCGGCGGCTCGGCGCACCCGGGCGGCGGGCTCCCCATGGTCACCCTCTCCGCCCAGATCGCCGCCGCCCAGATCGGCCCCGCGGTGCCTTGA